From Eptesicus fuscus isolate TK198812 chromosome 14, DD_ASM_mEF_20220401, whole genome shotgun sequence, one genomic window encodes:
- the WIPF3 gene encoding WAS/WASL-interacting protein family member 3, which translates to MPVPPPPPPPPLPPPPPPLGAPPPPPPSAPPASTEASSLRKADPKGRSALLADIQQGTRLRKVTQINDRSAPQIESPKGANKEGGGSANSRGGSTPPALGDLFAGGFPVLRPAGQRDAAGGKTGQAPGSRAPSPRLPTKAISGPLNAPASPRLGTASEARTAPPRPSVPAPPPPTLPPPPPPLPPPLPPSSPVRAPLVSPPGSQTKGNALAVAPALPSAPPSAPPPPPPPPPPPPTPPPLPQTSVLSDKTVKPQLAPLHLSPIPPPLPLLPPCGYPGLNADAASPTQDAREPPAPPPPPPPPPLPLYASCTPRSLVPSPPMPGANNSSEAPPPLPPKSPSFQPQPPKPSVQALPAPPAPPGQPFLQKKRPGRGPGTSGGKLNPPPAPPARSPTTELSSRSQQAPGWTPTPQPGGQLWNGGLHIIDDFESKFTFHSVEDFPPPDEYKPCQKIYPSKIPRSRTPGPWLHAEAAGQSSDDIKGRNSQLTLKTLR; encoded by the exons GCGAGTACAGAAGCTTCCAGCTTGAGAAAGGCCGATCCCAAAGGTCGAAGTGCACTGTTGGCTGATATCCAGCAAGGAACTCGCCTTCGGAAAGTCACGCAGATCAATGACCGCAGTGCCCCGCAAATCGAGA GTCCTAAAGGAGCCAACAAAGAAGGAGGAGGTTCTGCAAACTCTCGAGGAGGGAGCacgcccccagccctgggagaTCTGTTTGCTGGCGGCTTCCCTGTGTTGCGACCGGCAGGCCAGAGGGATGCAGCAG GTGGCAAGACAGGGCAGGCCCCTGGCTCCCGAGCGCCTTCTCCCCGGCTTCCCACCAAAGCTATCAGCGGGCCGCTCAACGCCCCAGCATCTCCCAGGCTAGGCACTGCCTCGGAGGCCAGGACGGCCCCTCCTCGCCCCAGCgtgcctgccccacctcctcccaccctgcccccaccgcccccgccgctacccccacccctgcccccttcctctcccGTCAGAGCTCCCTTGGTGTCCCCACCTGGCTCACAGACCAAAGGGAATGCCCTGGCAGTGGCACCCGCTCTGCCCTCTGCACCGCCCTCtgcccctccgcctccccctccGCCTCCGCCACCTCCCCCAACGCCACCCCCTCTTCCCCAGACCTCCGTTCTCAGTGACAAGACAGTGAAGCCGCAGCTAGCCCCCTTGCACTTATCGCCCATCCCACCcccgctccctctcctcccaccctgtgGGTACCCAGGGCTCAATGCGGATGCTGCCAGCCCCACCCAAGATGCCCGGGagcctcctgccccgcccccgccgcccccgccaccaccactccccCTTTACGCCTCCTGCACCCCGAGGTCCTTGGTGCCATCGCCCCCTATGCCAGGCGCTAACAACAGCAGcgaagccccacccccactgccccccaagTCCCCCAGCTTCCAGCCGCAGCCCCCGAAGCCCAGCGTGCAGGCCTtgcccgctccgcccgccccgcctggaCAGCCCTTCCTGCAGAAGAAGAGGCCGGGCCGAGGCCCAG GTACCAGTGGGGGAAAGCTGAACCCACCCCCAGCGCCCCCTGCGAGATCCCCCACCACGGAGCTTTCCAGcaggagccagcaggccccaggctggaCCCCGACACCGCAGCCGGGAGGCCAGCTGTGGAACGGAGGCCTGCACATCATTG ATGACTTCGAGTCTAAATTCACGTTCCATTCTGTGGAAGACTTCCCGCCTCCGGATGAGTATAAGCCCTGCCAGAAGATTTACCCCAGCAAGATCCCCAGAA GCCGTACACCTGGTCCCTGGCTCCACGCCGAGGCTGCCGGGCAGAGCTCCGATGACATCAAAGGCAGGAACTCTCAG TTAACTCTGAAGACGCTCCGGTGA